From a single Larimichthys crocea isolate SSNF chromosome XIII, L_crocea_2.0, whole genome shotgun sequence genomic region:
- the gabpb2a gene encoding GA-binding protein subunit beta-2a: protein MSLVDLGKRLLEAARKGQDDEVRNLMANGAPFTTDWLGTSPLHLAAQHGHYSTADVLLRAGVSRDARTKVDRTPLHMAAAEGHTVIVELLVRSGADINAKDMLKMTALHWAAQHGHHGVAETLIKHGADVHALSKFDKTPFDIAVDIQNTELMLLLQEGMQNQVNMNQVNMNQVSMNMETSSTTNQPQFIIQGIPAIQGGVVNLAELLNKANAGDSEEAMAASALDSNIQHAAVVNEGGQRVITIVTDQHGNLQTTGGMAPPFFVTMQHGQQMLAVPANTVTEEVVTEEPHPAPSRKRKLEATTNHTDSGETELLQRQLLEANRKAQEYRQQLLRKEQEAEEYRIKLEAMSQSQANANNAANASAANAASPEEVVGGEEDEEEAAAGMVEEEGEMVVLQEGGIIMEGEEGQVTLVETGGETAEVSS from the exons atgtcATTGGTGGACCTCGGGAAGCGTCTGCTGGAGGCGGCTCGTAAAGGTCAGGACGATGAGGTCAGAAACCTGATGGCCAACGGAGCGCCGTTCACCACCGACTGg TTGGGGACGTCCCCGCTCCACCTGGCCGCTCAGCACGGTCATTACTCCACGGCCGACGTCCTGCTCCGAGCCGGTGTCAGCAGAGATGCTCGCACCAAAGTGGACAGGACGCCGCTGCACATGGCGGCTGCCGAGGGTCACACGGTCATCGTGGAGCTGCTGGTCCGG AGCGGCGCCGACATCAACGCCAAAGACATGCTGAAGATGACGGCGCTTCACTGGGCGGCGCAGCACGGCCATCACGGCGTGGCCGAGACGCTCATCAAACACGGAGCCGACGTGCACGCGCTCAGTAAGTTCGACAAGACGCCGTTCGACATCGCGGTCGACATCCAGAACAcggagctgatgctgctgctgcag gAGGGCATGCAGAACCAGGTGAACATGAACCAGGTGAACATGAACCAGGTGAGTATGAACATGGAAACCAGCAGCACGACCAACCAGCCGCAGTTCATCATCCAGGGAATCCCCGCCATCCAGGGGGGCGTGGTCAACCTTGCGGAGCTGCTCAACAAGGCCAACGCAG gtgACTCTGAAGAAGCCATGGCCGCCAGCGCTCTGGACTCCAACATCCAGCATGCCGCTGTGGTCAACGAGGGCGGGCAGAGGGTCATCACCATAGTAACAGACCAACATGGCAACCTGCAGACCACCGGAGGGATGGCGCCGCCGTTCTTTGTCACCATGCAGCACGGACAGCAGA TGTTGGCGGTGCCGGCTAACACGGTGACAGAGGAGGTGGTGACGGAGGAACCTCATCCTGCTCCATCCAggaagaggaagctggaggCGACCACCAACCACACCGACTCCGGAGAGACG gaGTTGTTGCAGAGGCAGCTGCTGGAGGCGAACAGGAAGGCGCAGGAGTACCGTCAGCAGCTGCTGCGTAAGGAGCAGGAGGCGGAGGAGTACCGCATCAAGCTGGAGGCCATGTCGCAGAGTCAGGCCAACGCCAACAACGCCGCCAACGCCTCCGCTGCCAACGCCGCCAGCCctgaggaggtggtgggaggggaggaggacgaggaggaggcagctgctggcatggtggaggaggagggagagatggtgGTGCTGCAGGAGGGAGGCATCATcatggagggggaggagggtcAGGTGACGCTGGTGGAGACGGGCGGAGAGACGGCGGAGGTCAGCTCCTaa
- the mllt11 gene encoding protein AF1q produces MMEKSNSQYDSFLFWRQPIPALDLSELADLGLTDAQPASGVKGKDKSSSVRSQDEEGGLSEFSSFNYWRAPIADVDALLADLNLLL; encoded by the exons ATGATGGAAAAATCAAACAGCCAATACGACTCCTTCCTCTTCTGGAGGCAGCCAATCCCGGCCCTCGACCTGTCCGAGCTGGCGGACCTGGGTTTGACTGACGCTCAGCCGGCCAGTGGCGTGAAGGGAAAAGACAAGTCGTCCTCTGTGAGGAGTCAGGATGAGGAG ggcgGGCTCTCTGAGTTCTCCTCCTTTAACTATTGGAGAGCTCCCATCGCTGACGTGGACGCTCTGCTGGCCGACCTCAACCTGCTGCTCTGA